A genomic stretch from Sphingomonas faeni includes:
- a CDS encoding transglutaminase family protein, with product MIYDIRHVTTFDYGASVKFARCNLRLKPIDWPGQHLDSYALSVHPAGRTSAARAEAGLANVTRLVVDSPVRHLTIESRSRMTVDRLVPVPDTSDPTLGEVAAMARASTDLSAASPANYIYPSPLIPLDQAIADYCAVDLDPSRGALEAGIALARRIQEEFVFDADATLVDTPPHEAFLQRKGVCQDFAQIMITGLRAAGLPAAYASGYIRTIPPEGQPRLVGADATHAWVLLWCGPVRGWVGVDPTNGIWMASDHIVMAVGRDYAEIAPVDGVVLGSGAQNMDVSVDVAPLDEAVAI from the coding sequence ATGATCTACGATATCCGCCACGTAACGACGTTCGACTACGGCGCGAGCGTCAAGTTCGCGCGCTGCAACCTGCGGCTGAAACCGATCGACTGGCCGGGACAACACCTCGATTCCTATGCGCTGTCGGTCCACCCCGCCGGCCGCACCAGCGCCGCGCGGGCCGAGGCGGGACTTGCCAACGTCACGCGGCTGGTGGTCGACAGCCCGGTTCGTCACCTGACGATCGAAAGCCGTTCACGGATGACGGTCGACCGCCTCGTACCCGTGCCCGACACAAGCGACCCGACGCTCGGCGAAGTCGCGGCGATGGCGCGCGCGAGCACCGATCTCTCTGCCGCGAGCCCGGCGAACTATATCTACCCATCCCCGCTGATCCCGCTCGACCAGGCGATCGCGGACTATTGCGCGGTCGATCTCGATCCGTCACGCGGCGCGCTGGAGGCCGGGATCGCGCTCGCCCGGCGGATCCAGGAGGAGTTCGTGTTCGATGCCGACGCGACTCTAGTCGATACGCCCCCGCACGAGGCGTTCCTGCAACGCAAGGGCGTGTGCCAGGACTTCGCGCAGATCATGATCACCGGGCTGCGCGCGGCGGGGCTCCCCGCGGCGTACGCGTCGGGCTATATCCGGACGATCCCGCCCGAAGGTCAGCCGCGGCTGGTCGGGGCGGATGCGACGCATGCCTGGGTGCTGCTGTGGTGCGGGCCGGTCCGCGGCTGGGTCGGCGTCGATCCGACCAACGGGATCTGGATGGCGAGCGACCACATCGTCATGGCCGTCGGCCGGGACTATGCCGAGATCGCGCCGGTCGACGGCGTGGTGCTCGGGTCGGGGGCGCAGAACATGGATGTCAGCGTGGACGTGGCGCCGCTGGACGAGGCCGTCGCGATCTGA
- a CDS encoding DnaJ C-terminal domain-containing protein has translation MADPYKTLGVARDATEADIKKAYRKLAKELHPDRNKDNPKASERFSTVTNAYDLLNDKDKRARFDRGEIDGDGNPAAPFGFGGGGGRPQPGGFRNEGFETGAGSPDMSDIFEGLFGGAQRGGGGGFSGGFGRRPQPKGENAAYRLQVPFVEAATLEPQRVTLADGKTLDLKLPAGVETGTQMKLAGKGEQGPGGAGDAILTIEVQPHKFFTRDGDDVRLELPITLAEAVLGGSIKAPTVDKPVMLTIPKGTTSGKTLRLKGKGFHKKGGTRGDQLVTLMIDIPASDAALTAFVESWDGRDAGNPRGAMGV, from the coding sequence GTGGCCGATCCGTACAAGACTCTGGGTGTAGCGCGCGACGCAACCGAAGCCGACATCAAGAAGGCGTACCGAAAGCTCGCAAAGGAGCTTCACCCCGATCGCAACAAGGACAATCCGAAAGCGTCGGAGAGGTTCAGCACGGTCACCAACGCGTACGACCTGCTGAACGACAAGGACAAGCGTGCGCGGTTCGATCGCGGCGAGATCGACGGTGACGGCAATCCGGCCGCACCGTTCGGCTTCGGCGGTGGCGGCGGACGTCCCCAGCCCGGCGGCTTCCGCAACGAAGGCTTTGAGACCGGCGCCGGCAGCCCGGACATGAGCGACATCTTCGAAGGGCTGTTCGGCGGCGCGCAGCGTGGCGGCGGCGGCGGGTTCTCCGGCGGGTTCGGTCGCCGGCCACAGCCCAAGGGCGAGAATGCCGCGTATCGCCTGCAGGTCCCGTTCGTCGAAGCCGCGACGCTGGAGCCGCAGCGCGTGACGCTCGCGGACGGCAAGACGCTCGACCTGAAGCTCCCCGCCGGCGTCGAGACCGGCACGCAGATGAAGCTCGCCGGCAAGGGCGAGCAGGGTCCGGGCGGCGCGGGCGACGCGATCCTGACGATCGAGGTCCAGCCACACAAATTCTTCACGCGCGACGGCGACGACGTCCGCCTGGAGCTGCCGATCACGCTGGCCGAGGCCGTCCTGGGCGGTTCGATCAAGGCGCCGACGGTCGACAAGCCGGTGATGTTGACGATCCCCAAGGGCACGACGTCGGGCAAGACGCTGCGCCTCAAGGGCAAGGGTTTCCACAAGAAGGGCGGCACGCGGGGGGACCAGTTGGTCACGCTGATGATCGACATTCCCGCCAGCGATGCGGCGCTGACCGCGTTCGTCGAAAGCTGGGACGGTCGCGACGCCGGGAACCCGCGAGGGGCCATGGGCGTCTGA
- a CDS encoding circularly permuted type 2 ATP-grasp protein, which translates to MIHAERWIADYCARSTSADVLCPAEDGSADPAWAAMFAELATVASDDLGHARERVQRHAVDIGTGFRIADEPDERPWPVSPVPLLIEAGEWADIERGVIQRATLMETVIADLYGEGTLVADGHIPAALVTGSPFFLRPMVGLAPPGGRHLDFIAIDLGRGPTGEWRVLADHLRAPAGAGYALENRIAVSRTLGGLQDRLNVQRHAPFFAAFRAGIAALCKRSDPRIGLLTPGRFNPSYPEQAHLARYLGLLLVEGADLAALEDKVYVRTIGGLKRIDALWRRLDPRLLDPLAFDTHSQIGVPGLIDAYAAGNVVLSNAPGSAVLEAPAFSAFLPQLARSMLGEELRLPNIATWWCGQDGARAQVEANFDRLLIGPAFHARPLGMTGGPTTGADITGEDRTRLLADMANRPQDYVGQELVQLSTMPVVVGDALVPRPFTLRVFAARNGEGEWTVLPGGFARIGEHPDARAAVMGEGIWSADVCIYGAEPVAPVSLLTAPDSLHVRRNPGTLPSRVADNFYWLGRYLERGEALLGAIRVMLGNSIDVDGGAVLSPTTVGKLVGLIVGTGSAPHPPSLRRADLTAFARTAMEDGAWQSILTLNRHAREIGEGSRDRLSADMVRLLEAPFPTHRGMLERAGSLQRRYAAIAGLSAEHMGRTAAWRFHDLGRRVERAMAMARAIRLFGMPGASPDDLSVLLDLADSQISYRQRYPTGIARVPVMDLVALDPGNPRSLAFSAERIAARLAELPVLSDDEMAEPQQAQATGLQAIVMTATAAELDAETLGDIERRLGAVSDALARRYFLQGAEPLRTSGLTLA; encoded by the coding sequence ATGATCCATGCCGAGCGCTGGATCGCCGATTATTGCGCGCGCAGCACGAGCGCCGACGTGCTCTGCCCGGCCGAGGACGGCAGTGCCGATCCCGCCTGGGCCGCAATGTTCGCCGAGCTTGCGACGGTCGCGTCCGACGACCTCGGCCACGCGCGCGAACGCGTTCAGCGGCATGCGGTCGACATCGGCACCGGCTTCCGCATCGCCGACGAACCCGACGAGCGCCCCTGGCCCGTCTCTCCCGTGCCCTTGCTGATCGAAGCCGGCGAGTGGGCGGACATCGAGCGCGGCGTGATCCAGCGTGCGACGCTGATGGAGACGGTGATCGCCGACCTGTACGGCGAGGGAACGCTGGTCGCCGACGGCCACATCCCCGCCGCGCTGGTCACCGGCAGTCCGTTCTTCCTGCGGCCGATGGTCGGGCTCGCCCCGCCCGGCGGCCGCCATCTCGATTTCATCGCGATCGACTTGGGTCGCGGCCCTACCGGCGAGTGGCGCGTGCTCGCCGATCATCTGCGCGCACCCGCCGGCGCCGGCTACGCGCTGGAGAACCGGATCGCGGTCAGCCGTACCCTTGGCGGGTTGCAGGATCGATTGAACGTCCAGCGGCACGCGCCGTTCTTCGCCGCCTTCCGAGCCGGAATCGCGGCGCTGTGCAAGCGCAGCGACCCGAGGATCGGCTTGCTGACGCCCGGCCGGTTCAACCCAAGCTATCCCGAGCAGGCGCATCTCGCGCGCTATCTCGGGCTGTTGCTGGTCGAGGGCGCCGATCTCGCCGCACTGGAGGACAAGGTGTATGTCCGCACGATCGGTGGGCTCAAGCGGATCGACGCGCTGTGGCGGCGGCTCGATCCGCGGCTGCTCGATCCGTTGGCGTTCGATACGCATTCGCAGATCGGCGTACCTGGGCTGATCGACGCCTATGCCGCCGGCAACGTCGTACTGTCGAACGCGCCGGGCTCGGCGGTGCTGGAGGCGCCTGCGTTTTCCGCGTTCCTGCCGCAGCTGGCGCGGTCAATGCTCGGCGAGGAGTTGCGCCTCCCCAACATCGCGACGTGGTGGTGCGGGCAGGACGGCGCACGGGCGCAGGTCGAGGCGAATTTCGATCGCCTGCTGATTGGCCCGGCGTTCCATGCGCGTCCGCTCGGCATGACCGGCGGCCCGACCACCGGCGCCGATATCACCGGCGAAGACCGGACGCGCCTGCTCGCCGACATGGCGAACAGGCCGCAGGATTATGTCGGGCAGGAGCTGGTCCAGCTCTCGACGATGCCGGTGGTCGTAGGCGATGCGCTGGTCCCCCGCCCCTTCACCCTGCGCGTGTTCGCGGCGCGTAACGGCGAGGGCGAATGGACCGTCCTCCCCGGCGGGTTCGCGCGGATCGGCGAGCACCCCGACGCGCGCGCGGCGGTGATGGGCGAAGGCATCTGGTCCGCCGACGTGTGCATCTACGGCGCCGAGCCTGTCGCGCCGGTGTCGCTGCTGACCGCGCCAGACTCGCTCCACGTCCGTCGCAATCCGGGGACGTTGCCGAGCCGGGTAGCCGACAATTTCTATTGGCTCGGGCGTTATCTGGAGCGGGGCGAGGCTCTGCTCGGCGCGATCCGCGTAATGCTCGGCAACTCGATCGACGTCGATGGCGGTGCGGTGCTGTCCCCCACCACCGTCGGCAAGCTGGTCGGGCTGATCGTCGGCACCGGCAGCGCACCGCATCCGCCGTCGCTGCGCCGCGCCGACCTGACCGCGTTCGCGCGGACCGCGATGGAGGACGGGGCGTGGCAGTCGATCCTGACGCTCAACCGCCACGCGCGCGAAATCGGCGAAGGCTCGCGCGATCGGTTGTCGGCGGACATGGTGCGATTGCTCGAAGCGCCCTTCCCGACCCACCGCGGGATGCTGGAGCGCGCCGGGTCACTGCAACGGCGCTATGCCGCGATCGCGGGATTGTCGGCGGAGCATATGGGGCGGACCGCGGCGTGGCGGTTCCACGATCTCGGGCGGCGCGTGGAGCGGGCGATGGCGATGGCGCGCGCGATCCGGTTGTTCGGGATGCCGGGGGCGTCGCCCGACGACCTGTCGGTGCTGCTCGACCTGGCCGACAGCCAGATCAGTTATCGGCAGCGTTATCCGACGGGGATCGCACGCGTGCCGGTGATGGATCTCGTGGCGCTCGATCCGGGCAACCCGCGTTCGTTGGCGTTTTCGGCAGAGCGGATCGCGGCGCGGTTGGCGGAGCTGCCGGTGCTAAGCGACGACGAGATGGCGGAGCCGCAGCAGGCGCAGGCCACCGGGTTGCAGGCGATCGTGATGACCGCGACCGCCGCGGAGCTGGATGCGGAGACGCTGGGGGATATCGAGCGGCGGCTCGGGGCGGTGTCGGATGCGCTGGCGCGGCGGTATTTTCTGCAGGGTGCGGAGCCGCTGCGAACCAGCGGGCTGACTTTAGCGTGA